Proteins from one Nyctibius grandis isolate bNycGra1 chromosome 2, bNycGra1.pri, whole genome shotgun sequence genomic window:
- the MZT1 gene encoding mitotic-spindle organizing protein 1, whose product MASNAASLNAVRETMDVLFEISRILNTGLDMETLSICVRLCEQGINPEALSSVIKELRKATEALKAAENMTG is encoded by the exons ATGGCGAGCAACGCCGCCAGCCTCAACGCGGTGCGGGAGACGATGGACG TTCTGTTTGAGATTTCAAGAATATTGAACACTGGCTTGGATATGGAGACGTTGTCTATTTGTGTGCGGCTTTGTGAACAGGGGATAAATCCAGAAGCATTATCATCTGTTATTAAAGAACTACGTAAGGCTACAGAAGCTCTAAAG gCCGCTGAAAATATGACAGGCTGA